Proteins co-encoded in one Opitutus terrae PB90-1 genomic window:
- a CDS encoding glycoside hydrolase family 97 protein: MTPHLSSLPRRRCFDGLAHQRAPARALISFVAFATALVASAPAAEQAISSPDGKIVVAVSDTDGLRYRVSLDGAPVLVDSALGLDFEGGFSLGRATTIIRADRTEHDGTWENPFGQRRTVRDRYHELTLELKENANSPGRLNLIVRAYDEGVALRYELPVQPGLESYVVTNERTEFLFPADLTCWAGDYSECAENQYPEKRLTQLSANVAKPHVLPLLVQLPNGYAAIAESDLLDWAGMFVTAAGPQGDGKPRPGVKTTLAARKDWHALVVGRERRLSPWRVVQLARTAKDLIASDLIATLATPSQLTDTSWIKPGITAWDVWWTGINPTQPGFTGLNSRGDTRSHKEYIDFAAEMGFPYQLIDWFWYEPMNNPKADLTKPAAHVDIPGLVAYARERNVRLLLWLDSHDVERQGFDKVFAQIAAWGFAGVKIDFMNHDGQETVKWYADVLAAAARYKLMVDLHGAYKPTGLARTWPNYITQEGVLGNEYNKIPWKPGACSTLHTITLPFTRGLLGPMDFTPGGFLNRTPAEFKITQPAEVIGTRARQLAMTVVYFSPLLVLCDSPENYRGQPGVEFFRGLPTVWDDTVVLSATVAQHLVIARRSGDRWYLAAMNGDAPLTVNVPLDFLGKGEWKLRAFADTPESATTPTSIAETTTVVRAGAPLTLTLAPAGGYAAELSQLP, from the coding sequence ATGACACCGCATCTCTCCTCTTTGCCCCGCCGGCGCTGCTTCGACGGCCTGGCTCACCAGCGCGCGCCGGCGCGCGCGCTGATTTCGTTCGTCGCGTTCGCCACGGCGCTCGTGGCGTCCGCGCCCGCCGCCGAGCAAGCGATCAGCTCGCCGGACGGGAAGATCGTGGTCGCCGTGAGCGACACCGACGGTCTCCGTTATCGCGTCTCGCTCGACGGCGCGCCGGTGCTCGTCGATTCCGCTCTCGGGCTCGATTTCGAGGGCGGGTTCTCACTCGGTCGCGCCACTACGATCATCCGCGCGGACCGGACCGAACATGACGGCACGTGGGAGAATCCGTTCGGTCAACGCCGCACCGTCCGCGACCGCTATCACGAGCTGACGCTGGAGTTGAAGGAAAACGCCAATTCGCCCGGCCGGTTAAACCTGATCGTCCGCGCTTACGACGAGGGCGTGGCGTTGCGCTACGAACTCCCCGTGCAGCCGGGGTTGGAGAGCTACGTCGTCACGAACGAGCGGACGGAGTTTCTGTTTCCCGCCGACCTCACGTGCTGGGCGGGCGACTATTCCGAGTGTGCGGAAAACCAGTATCCCGAGAAACGTCTCACCCAGCTGAGCGCGAACGTAGCCAAGCCGCACGTGCTGCCCCTGCTTGTGCAGCTGCCCAACGGCTACGCCGCCATCGCGGAATCCGATCTGCTCGACTGGGCCGGAATGTTCGTGACCGCCGCCGGCCCGCAGGGCGACGGCAAGCCGCGGCCGGGAGTGAAAACCACGCTCGCCGCGCGCAAGGACTGGCACGCGCTCGTCGTCGGCCGCGAACGCCGGCTCAGCCCGTGGCGCGTCGTGCAGCTCGCTCGCACCGCCAAGGATCTGATCGCGAGCGACCTCATCGCCACGCTGGCGACACCCTCGCAGCTCACCGACACCTCGTGGATCAAACCCGGCATCACCGCGTGGGATGTGTGGTGGACGGGAATCAATCCGACCCAGCCGGGATTCACCGGCCTCAACTCTCGCGGCGACACGCGCTCGCACAAGGAGTATATCGATTTCGCCGCGGAGATGGGCTTCCCCTACCAGCTGATCGATTGGTTCTGGTATGAGCCGATGAACAACCCGAAGGCCGACCTGACCAAGCCCGCGGCGCACGTCGACATTCCGGGACTCGTGGCCTACGCCCGCGAGCGGAACGTTCGTCTTCTCCTCTGGCTGGATTCACATGACGTCGAGCGGCAGGGGTTCGACAAGGTCTTCGCGCAGATCGCGGCGTGGGGCTTCGCCGGCGTGAAGATCGATTTCATGAACCACGACGGCCAGGAAACGGTGAAATGGTATGCCGATGTCCTTGCCGCCGCCGCGCGCTACAAGCTGATGGTCGATCTGCACGGCGCCTACAAGCCGACCGGGCTCGCACGCACCTGGCCGAACTACATCACGCAGGAGGGCGTGCTCGGCAACGAATACAACAAGATCCCTTGGAAGCCGGGCGCGTGCTCCACGCTCCACACGATCACGCTACCGTTCACCCGCGGCTTGCTCGGCCCGATGGATTTCACGCCCGGTGGATTCCTGAATCGCACGCCGGCCGAATTCAAGATCACGCAGCCCGCCGAGGTCATCGGCACGCGCGCCCGCCAGCTCGCGATGACCGTGGTGTATTTCAGTCCGCTGCTCGTCCTCTGCGACAGCCCCGAGAACTATCGCGGCCAACCCGGCGTCGAGTTCTTCCGCGGGCTGCCCACCGTTTGGGACGATACCGTTGTGCTCTCGGCCACGGTCGCGCAGCACCTCGTGATCGCCCGCCGCTCGGGCGACCGCTGGTATCTCGCCGCGATGAACGGCGACGCGCCGCTCACGGTCAACGTGCCACTCGACTTTCTCGGTAAGGGCGAGTGGAAGCTCCGCGCCTTCGCCGACACACCGGAATCCGCCACCACGCCGACGTCGATCGCGGAAACCACGACGGTGGTTCGCGCCGGCGCTCCGCTCACCCTCACCCTCGCGCCAGCCGGCGGCTATGCCGCCGAACTGTCGCAGCTGCCGTGA
- a CDS encoding alpha/beta hydrolase — translation MTTPTMFRKMTLTAVLASVLALAASAFAQDGTIYPLEAQPEPGAIPLGTGDVKDQPAPESWFRQWGEPMVRNVSTATLTPFLPDPAKANGTAVIVAPGGGFRWLSINNEGWKIAKALNEQGVAAFVLKYRLQPTPPTLEGLKQSMDRMFATVTPAAGGDTPPPPRPPAWDLSNQLADAEAAYALILKNADKWHVNPSRIGMMGFSAGAGLTMHCTLHSEKMKLAFIAPIYGGMAAVEVPKDAPPLFTAIAANDFLFKGQFGLIKSWFDAGKPVEFHLYQDGGHGFGMGYPGHPTYWWFEVFTHWLDVNGFLAAKPAK, via the coding sequence ATGACCACCCCTACCATGTTCAGAAAAATGACCCTAACGGCCGTCCTGGCCTCCGTGCTCGCCCTCGCAGCCTCCGCCTTCGCGCAGGACGGCACGATCTATCCGCTCGAGGCGCAGCCCGAGCCCGGTGCGATTCCGCTCGGCACCGGCGACGTCAAAGACCAACCCGCGCCCGAGAGCTGGTTCCGTCAGTGGGGCGAGCCGATGGTGCGCAACGTCTCCACCGCCACGCTCACCCCGTTCCTGCCGGATCCGGCGAAGGCCAACGGCACCGCGGTCATCGTCGCGCCCGGCGGCGGGTTCCGCTGGTTGTCGATCAACAACGAGGGCTGGAAAATCGCCAAGGCGCTGAACGAGCAGGGCGTCGCCGCCTTCGTGCTCAAATACCGGCTACAGCCGACCCCGCCGACCCTCGAGGGCCTGAAGCAATCGATGGACCGGATGTTCGCCACCGTCACTCCGGCCGCGGGCGGTGATACTCCGCCTCCGCCGCGTCCGCCGGCGTGGGATCTCTCCAATCAGCTCGCCGATGCCGAAGCGGCCTACGCGCTGATCCTGAAGAACGCCGACAAATGGCACGTCAACCCCAGCCGGATCGGCATGATGGGCTTCTCGGCGGGCGCCGGTCTCACGATGCATTGCACGCTGCACTCGGAGAAGATGAAGCTGGCCTTCATCGCCCCGATCTACGGCGGCATGGCCGCGGTCGAGGTGCCGAAGGATGCCCCGCCGCTGTTCACCGCCATCGCGGCCAACGACTTCCTTTTCAAGGGCCAGTTCGGGCTGATCAAGTCGTGGTTCGACGCCGGCAAGCCGGTCGAGTTTCACCTCTATCAGGACGGCGGCCACGGCTTCGGCATGGGCTATCCCGGCCACCCCACCTACTGGTGGTTCGAGGTCTTCACACACTGGCTCGACGTGAACGGCTTCCTGGCCGCCAAGCCCGCCAAGTAG
- a CDS encoding glycoside hydrolase family 127 protein codes for MISHQKTRSIAAIHFASPLGAGQSPTGQSRVRAGWRQRGVRLLAAGVASLLAGSSLLAEPSSAAARVTPETPAEILPLASVRLLEGGPFFTAVKANRTYLLALDADRLLAPFRREAGLPALAQPYGNWESGGLDGHTAGHYLSALAHMIAAGHDTPEGELRRRLDHMVAELKACQDANGNGYVGGVPGSHELWQRVAAGDVTAVNRKWVPWYNLHKTFAGLRDAWLQTGNTTARDVLVRLGDWCVALTSPLTDEQMQRMLAQEHGGMNEVLADIYAITGDKKYLTAAERFNHHAVLDPLEQHRDELTGKHANTQIPKVVGLERIATLTGDKAADSGARFFWETVTQHRSVAFGGNSVSEHFNDPHNFHALLVHREGPETCNTYNMLRLTEGLFASAPEAAYADYYERALFNHILASINPDHPGYVYFTPIRPNHYRVYSQPDQGFWCCVGTGMENPGKYGEFIYARAHDGVFVNLFIASELTVAPLGLTLRQQTAFPDDERSQLTLKLAQPQTFTLHVRQPGWVAAGTFTLTVNGEPVAVTSAPSSYVTIHREWRDGDRVEIRFPMHTSIEGLPDGSPWYAILRGPIVLAHPAGTWELKGLRADDSRMAHVASGPEVPLDQAPVLLADAKAIPARVVADRAAGPMQFRLVDIVEPPAKDGLTLIPFFRLHDARYQMYWETTTRDGLAERKARIAAAERARAAREAATIDQLSPGEQQPEVEHDYRGEDTESGLYNGRHWRHGRDFRYTLNPHGEKSVVLSVTYSGNDSGRQFDIFANDTLVATQDLTAEQPGEFIEKRYPIPTAALAAAPDGRLTVRFVAKKVLAGGVFDVRLLRADGLPPIAH; via the coding sequence ATGATCTCTCACCAAAAAACGCGATCCATCGCCGCGATCCACTTCGCCTCACCGCTCGGTGCAGGTCAGTCCCCCACCGGGCAGTCGCGCGTGCGAGCCGGCTGGCGCCAACGTGGAGTTCGACTCCTCGCCGCGGGCGTCGCGTCGCTTTTGGCCGGCTCGAGCCTGCTTGCCGAACCCAGCAGCGCCGCCGCGCGAGTCACACCGGAAACGCCGGCGGAGATCTTGCCGCTGGCCTCCGTGCGGCTGCTCGAGGGCGGTCCGTTCTTCACCGCCGTAAAGGCTAACCGCACCTACCTGCTCGCGCTCGATGCCGATCGACTGCTCGCGCCGTTCCGCCGCGAGGCGGGACTGCCCGCACTGGCCCAGCCCTACGGCAACTGGGAAAGCGGCGGGCTCGACGGTCACACCGCCGGCCACTACCTCTCCGCGCTGGCGCACATGATCGCCGCCGGCCACGACACGCCCGAGGGCGAACTGCGCCGGCGGCTCGATCACATGGTCGCGGAGCTGAAGGCCTGCCAGGACGCCAACGGCAACGGCTACGTCGGCGGCGTGCCGGGCAGTCACGAACTCTGGCAACGCGTCGCCGCCGGCGATGTCACTGCCGTCAACCGCAAGTGGGTGCCGTGGTATAACCTGCACAAAACGTTCGCCGGTTTGCGCGACGCGTGGCTCCAAACCGGAAACACCACGGCGCGCGACGTCCTGGTTCGGCTCGGCGATTGGTGTGTCGCGCTCACTTCGCCGCTCACCGACGAGCAGATGCAGCGGATGCTTGCCCAGGAGCACGGCGGCATGAACGAGGTGCTGGCCGACATCTACGCGATCACCGGCGACAAGAAATACCTGACCGCGGCCGAGCGTTTCAATCATCACGCGGTCCTCGATCCGCTGGAACAGCACCGGGATGAACTCACCGGCAAGCACGCCAACACGCAGATTCCGAAAGTCGTCGGACTCGAGCGGATCGCCACGCTGACCGGCGACAAGGCCGCCGATTCCGGCGCGCGGTTTTTCTGGGAGACGGTCACGCAGCACCGCTCGGTCGCATTTGGCGGCAACAGCGTCTCCGAGCATTTCAACGATCCGCACAATTTCCATGCGCTGCTGGTCCACCGCGAAGGGCCGGAGACGTGCAACACCTACAACATGCTGCGGCTCACCGAGGGCCTTTTCGCCTCCGCTCCCGAGGCCGCCTATGCGGACTATTACGAGCGCGCGCTGTTCAACCACATTCTCGCGTCCATCAACCCGGATCATCCCGGCTACGTCTACTTCACGCCGATCCGGCCCAATCACTACCGCGTCTACTCTCAGCCCGACCAGGGCTTCTGGTGCTGCGTCGGCACGGGCATGGAGAATCCCGGCAAATACGGCGAGTTCATCTACGCGCGTGCGCACGACGGCGTTTTCGTGAACCTGTTTATCGCGTCTGAGCTGACAGTCGCGCCGCTCGGCCTGACACTGCGGCAGCAGACCGCGTTTCCCGACGACGAGCGCTCGCAGCTCACGCTGAAGCTCGCGCAACCGCAGACGTTCACCCTCCACGTGCGCCAGCCAGGCTGGGTCGCAGCGGGCACCTTCACACTCACCGTCAACGGCGAACCGGTCGCCGTCACGTCGGCACCGTCGTCCTATGTCACGATCCACCGTGAGTGGCGCGACGGCGACCGCGTCGAGATCCGGTTCCCGATGCACACGTCCATCGAAGGTCTGCCCGATGGCTCCCCCTGGTATGCGATCTTGCGCGGCCCGATCGTGCTCGCGCATCCGGCCGGCACCTGGGAGTTGAAGGGCTTGCGCGCCGACGATTCGCGAATGGCGCACGTCGCCTCCGGACCGGAAGTGCCGCTCGATCAGGCGCCGGTGCTGCTGGCCGATGCCAAGGCCATCCCGGCGCGCGTCGTCGCCGACCGCGCCGCCGGACCGATGCAGTTCCGGCTCGTCGATATTGTCGAACCGCCCGCAAAAGACGGCCTGACGCTGATTCCCTTTTTCCGGCTGCACGATGCGCGCTACCAGATGTATTGGGAAACGACCACGCGCGACGGACTCGCTGAACGAAAGGCGCGGATCGCCGCCGCCGAGCGCGCCCGCGCCGCCCGCGAAGCGGCCACGATCGACCAACTCTCCCCCGGCGAGCAACAACCGGAGGTCGAACACGACTACCGCGGCGAAGACACGGAAAGCGGACTCTACAACGGCCGCCACTGGCGCCACGGCCGCGACTTCCGCTACACGCTCAATCCGCACGGCGAGAAATCCGTGGTTCTGTCCGTCACCTACTCCGGCAACGATTCGGGGCGGCAGTTCGATATCTTCGCGAACGACACGCTGGTCGCGACCCAGGATCTCACCGCCGAACAACCGGGTGAATTCATCGAAAAACGCTACCCGATTCCCACCGCCGCACTGGCCGCGGCGCCCGACGGCCGCCTGACGGTTCGCTTCGTCGCCAAAAAAGTGCTCGCCGGCGGCGTGTTCGACGTGCGGCTCCTGCGCGCCGACGGCCTCCCGCCGATCGCCCATTAG
- a CDS encoding alpha-L-arabinofuranosidase C-terminal domain-containing protein, protein MLPCLPAHPISCGSLREQWETAALHFPALTRHATIRRPAAWLAAVLAIAALVPPAANAGVAVLLVDTDRVPGQIDERIYGHFLEHINHSVVDGLYAEQVRGQGFEGRDFADYWKPFGENGTATVVEERFEQGERSVRLAATAGTAGLRQDRLYLEAGSTYDGSVWLKPIEGNLAVRLRVVDSAGRELAQLPLKTSGTVWQELPFRFESPATDPQASLEIVGAGTGAVLVDFVSLMRADSRAEGKLRPDLLESLKALRPPFIRWPGGSFASIYQWQDGIGPAVSRKFHPNTIWGGYSDYYGFGTDEFLELCRQLGTEPMIVLNATSTAPEQIEYAMNWVHYLLDAPTTEWGRRRAANGHAEPYRVPYIQIDNEPMNHGHTPEAYAAIVNAYGSRLREIAPAVKIVAAGQKRSNDLNWSQKLIDLAGENFDLLGCHNYEYEPENYATGVRRIEDYLEKLGDYVRASAHPQIRIAVLEWGLCRTADWRAGLHAAGLLMSYEKLSPMVDLTCPALLMRNTTDNPEWRAWIYHDHATWFPGGGYVAEKLFRDHYAPKRYAYTSGTFSDIPRRADFFDDISQMKPTDWTAGTVDAIASGSEDDQRLVIKAVNYDGQPHTLLARLQGARLPTAATVTVAMVTAAPDAENSLAAPKTIHPVESTLPYTRDLALDLPAYTVAVIEIHGGSARP, encoded by the coding sequence ATGCTTCCTTGCCTCCCCGCCCACCCGATTTCCTGTGGCTCGCTGCGCGAGCAGTGGGAAACCGCTGCCCTCCATTTCCCGGCGCTCACGCGCCACGCCACAATCCGGCGCCCCGCCGCGTGGCTCGCGGCGGTGCTCGCGATCGCCGCCCTGGTCCCCCCGGCGGCCAACGCCGGCGTCGCCGTGCTACTCGTCGATACCGACCGCGTGCCCGGCCAAATCGATGAGCGCATCTACGGCCACTTCCTCGAACATATCAATCACTCCGTCGTCGACGGGCTCTACGCCGAGCAGGTCCGCGGCCAGGGTTTCGAGGGCCGGGACTTCGCGGACTACTGGAAACCTTTCGGCGAAAACGGCACCGCCACGGTGGTCGAGGAAAGATTTGAGCAGGGCGAGCGCAGCGTGCGGCTCGCCGCGACGGCAGGCACCGCCGGGTTGCGGCAGGATCGTCTCTACCTCGAGGCCGGATCAACCTACGATGGCTCGGTCTGGCTCAAGCCCATCGAAGGCAACCTTGCGGTCCGGTTGCGCGTCGTCGACTCGGCGGGACGCGAGCTCGCGCAGCTGCCGCTGAAAACGAGCGGCACGGTCTGGCAGGAATTGCCTTTCCGTTTCGAGAGTCCGGCCACCGATCCGCAAGCGTCGCTCGAAATCGTCGGCGCTGGCACGGGCGCCGTGCTCGTGGATTTTGTGTCACTGATGCGCGCCGACTCCCGAGCCGAGGGCAAGCTCCGCCCCGATTTGCTCGAATCGCTCAAGGCGCTGCGGCCTCCGTTCATCCGCTGGCCCGGCGGTTCCTTTGCGTCGATTTACCAATGGCAGGACGGCATCGGCCCGGCGGTGTCCCGGAAATTCCACCCGAACACGATCTGGGGCGGCTATTCCGACTACTACGGTTTCGGCACCGACGAGTTTCTCGAACTCTGCCGCCAACTCGGCACGGAGCCGATGATCGTGCTGAACGCCACCAGCACCGCACCGGAGCAGATCGAGTATGCGATGAACTGGGTGCATTACCTGCTCGACGCACCCACCACCGAATGGGGCCGCCGCCGCGCGGCCAATGGTCATGCCGAGCCGTATCGCGTGCCTTACATCCAGATCGACAACGAGCCGATGAACCACGGGCACACGCCCGAGGCCTATGCCGCGATCGTCAATGCCTATGGCAGCCGGCTGCGCGAGATCGCACCCGCCGTGAAGATCGTCGCGGCCGGGCAGAAACGTTCCAACGACCTCAACTGGAGTCAGAAGCTGATCGATCTGGCGGGCGAGAACTTCGACCTCCTCGGTTGCCACAACTACGAATATGAACCGGAGAATTACGCCACCGGCGTGCGACGGATCGAGGACTACCTGGAAAAGCTCGGTGACTACGTGCGCGCTTCGGCGCATCCGCAGATCAGGATCGCCGTGCTGGAATGGGGTCTGTGCCGCACCGCCGACTGGCGCGCGGGGCTGCACGCCGCCGGCCTGCTCATGAGCTACGAGAAGCTGAGCCCGATGGTCGACCTGACCTGTCCCGCGCTGCTGATGCGCAACACCACCGACAATCCCGAGTGGCGGGCCTGGATTTATCACGACCACGCCACGTGGTTCCCCGGCGGAGGCTACGTGGCCGAGAAACTGTTTCGCGACCATTACGCGCCCAAACGCTACGCCTATACCTCCGGCACCTTCAGCGACATTCCGCGCCGGGCGGACTTTTTTGACGACATCTCGCAAATGAAGCCGACGGACTGGACTGCGGGCACCGTCGACGCGATCGCCTCCGGCAGCGAGGATGATCAGCGGTTGGTCATCAAGGCGGTGAACTACGACGGCCAGCCGCACACGCTCCTCGCCCGGCTCCAGGGCGCGCGCCTTCCAACTGCCGCGACTGTGACGGTCGCGATGGTCACCGCCGCGCCTGACGCCGAGAACTCGCTGGCGGCGCCGAAGACCATTCACCCGGTCGAATCCACCCTGCCCTACACGCGCGACCTCGCGCTCGATCTTCCGGCTTACACCGTCGCCGTAATCGAGATACACGGCGGCTCGGCGCGGCCGTAG
- a CDS encoding DUF1593 domain-containing protein, translating to MAHLIRYRRLSLLCAVCLTLWHPLRSSATESAEGSPPDAALGPRQRLLVLTDIEADPDDSQSLVRLLLYSNQIDFEGLVATTSVHQRDAVHPESIRRILAAYGRVRDQLLRHEPGYPAVEHLQSLVSTGQPQAGLGAVGPGKDSPGSNAIIAALRSLDPRPLWISVWGGVNTLAQALHTIRATASPEEARRLIAKLRVYTISDQDNAGHWIRREFPDLFYIVSPGGYGASIWIAITAPIEGIDNTTISNPWLRQHIQQSHGPLGAAYPDVAYGMEGDTPSFLPLIPNGLSVPDHPEWGSWGGRYELKIPDPATLDLGGFIGIPYEPETRPIWTNAIDAYTPSMPQEFQRATVPSMRTFRDARVTLWRWRDEFQRDFAARMDWTTKPYAEANHPPVPRLAHPDHFTVHSGDIFNLSALGTTDPDGDSLSYLWFHYPEVGGWTEEIKPDVRAPNIYWVPFKAPTVTEPRDAHFILKVTDKGSPPLTRYRRVIVTILPVSP from the coding sequence ATGGCCCACCTCATCCGCTATCGCCGGCTATCGTTGCTCTGCGCCGTCTGCCTGACGCTCTGGCATCCGCTTCGCTCGAGCGCGACCGAGTCGGCGGAAGGCTCCCCGCCCGACGCCGCGCTCGGGCCGCGACAGCGGCTTCTCGTGCTCACCGACATCGAAGCCGATCCGGATGATTCCCAGTCGCTCGTCCGTCTGCTGCTCTACTCGAACCAGATCGACTTCGAAGGGCTGGTCGCCACCACGTCCGTGCACCAGCGGGACGCCGTGCATCCGGAGTCGATCCGCCGCATCCTCGCGGCCTACGGTCGCGTGCGCGACCAGCTGTTGCGGCACGAACCCGGCTACCCTGCGGTGGAGCACCTGCAATCGCTCGTGTCCACCGGTCAGCCGCAGGCCGGACTCGGCGCCGTCGGACCGGGGAAGGATTCGCCGGGCTCCAACGCGATCATCGCTGCGTTGCGCTCACTGGATCCTCGGCCGCTGTGGATCAGCGTGTGGGGTGGCGTGAACACGCTCGCCCAGGCGCTGCACACGATTCGGGCAACCGCGTCGCCGGAGGAAGCCCGCCGACTCATTGCCAAACTCCGCGTCTACACCATTTCCGATCAGGACAACGCCGGCCACTGGATCCGGCGCGAGTTCCCCGACCTGTTCTACATCGTGAGCCCGGGCGGTTATGGCGCCAGCATCTGGATCGCGATCACGGCCCCGATCGAAGGGATCGACAACACCACGATCAGCAATCCCTGGCTGCGCCAACACATCCAGCAGAGCCATGGCCCGCTCGGGGCGGCGTATCCGGATGTCGCGTATGGTATGGAGGGCGACACGCCGTCGTTCCTCCCGCTCATCCCCAACGGACTCAGCGTCCCCGACCATCCCGAATGGGGCAGCTGGGGCGGCCGCTACGAGCTCAAGATCCCCGACCCGGCCACGCTCGATCTCGGCGGTTTCATCGGCATTCCCTACGAGCCGGAGACCCGGCCAATCTGGACCAACGCCATTGACGCCTACACCCCGTCGATGCCGCAGGAGTTCCAGCGCGCAACGGTGCCGTCGATGCGCACCTTCCGGGACGCCCGCGTCACGCTTTGGCGCTGGCGCGACGAGTTCCAGCGCGACTTCGCCGCCCGCATGGATTGGACGACCAAGCCCTACGCGGAGGCGAATCACCCGCCCGTGCCGCGCCTGGCTCATCCGGATCACTTCACGGTGCACTCCGGCGACATCTTCAACCTCAGCGCCCTCGGCACCACCGATCCCGACGGCGACAGTCTCAGCTATCTCTGGTTTCACTATCCGGAGGTCGGCGGCTGGACCGAGGAGATCAAACCCGATGTCCGCGCCCCCAATATCTATTGGGTGCCTTTCAAGGCGCCCACAGTCACCGAGCCCCGCGACGCTCATTTCATCCTCAAGGTCACCGACAAGGGCTCGCCACCTCTCACCCGCTATCGTCGCGTCATCGTAACCATTCTGCCCGTCTCACCATGA